The following coding sequences are from one Clarias gariepinus isolate MV-2021 ecotype Netherlands chromosome 19, CGAR_prim_01v2, whole genome shotgun sequence window:
- the s100z gene encoding protein S100-Z has translation MPSQLEGAMDALIRVFYNYSGNEGDKYKLNKGELKELLNSELTDFLTSQKDPMLVEKIMNDLDSNKDNEVDFNEFVVLVAALTVACNDFFQEVQKNK, from the exons ATGCCAAGCCAGCTAGAGGGAGCAATGGACGCTCTGATCCGTGTCTTCTACAACTATTCTGGTAATGAGGGAGACaaatataaactgaacaaaGGAGAGCTGAAAGAGCTTCTGAACAGTGAGCTCACCGACTTCCTCACA TCACAAAAGGACCCTATGCTTGTGGAGAAAATTATGAATGATCTTGACTCCAATAAAGACAATGAAGTTGATTTTAACGAGTTTGTGGTACTGGTGGCAGCATTGACTGTTGCCTGTAATGACTTCTTTCAGgaagtgcagaaaaacaaatga